The DNA sequence TTCACGTTACTGATGGGAACCCAACGGTTGCTCCGTGTATTTACTGTACACTGCACCGAAATGTTAGTCCATTAATAACTATATGTGTCTATAATACTCTGTCCTGAAATGAATGGAAACAATCTGAAATGATCTGAACTCAGGCCGAAGTGCAGTGAAATATGATGTGTGAATGTAAATAATCAAGAAATGCAGAACATCTGTTACAGATCTGtcctgaaaattaaatatttgcgAGCTAGTACAATGACTTTCCTGTTACTAACCGCTAGACAGCTGTCCAAGCCAATACTGTACTGTGAATACGCTCCGACTTTGTTCTAGAAATTGTGTAGCCTTCCCAGGTTTGGGCTGCATCTTGCATGAAGAAGGGAATAATAAGTCTAGTGTACTCACTGAAAAGCTATTCATTATATTTGGCCAGTGTCCACTTTCTTGCCTCCATCTGCAAAGACACAGATTCTTTATGTTAAAAcattcaacaaaatatgttcCGCACCTTTTTATGTTATCTAATAGAAATAGATCACACGCGTTTATGGCGGTTTTGATACACTTTCACTACAaacctacaaacacacaatacGTATGAAGTGTTTGAATTCGTACGAAGGATGTTTTCAGCCTTAATGCTGAAGCTCTGGTGAATAAAGAGTGGTTTAAGGTAAGTAAGCGAACAAGTGAGCCGTTTTCATAAAGCTAAGGACGTTTCTTTGAGCGTTTGGATGTTTTTAGTGCAATGGCTCCCCCTGCTGGTCAGAGCACAAACCTCACCGAATGAACTAACCTGCAAACAAACCAATAGCCTAATGTTGCTTTCTGAgcaaactatatatatgtgcaaTCATATATAGGTCTAAATTAAAGATTCATATATTTGatttgcatataaaatgtttatccaTATTACATAGTTTACACCTAAACTAATATTACTCGTACTGAGAAAGCTGTACATTTCTTTCCAGCATCTGTggattaatcactattaatatGCAATATCTGAGACACGCCAAGGCTGTGACTTATCGTCAGATAATtactattaaacattttagcagTTACCTTTTACCATCCAGTTTTCTAGGTCTTCCATTTCCAGCTCCATCACTGATGGGATATCATCATCGAACATGGGCCTGGGTGCACAAAAAACACCagcattttaattctttttattggtaaaaaagcatttttgaacagatgcattaaaaaacataatgtaaataagaCATGCAGTTGTATTAAACTGGATGTTAGGAACTAAGTGCAGAAATGACTGTTTGTGTTGTGAGTAATTATTCAAAGTACAACCGTAAGAACTGTGTTTATGTGGGCAGTTTATTATGACGTGGAagttatttttgtctgtttaaagAGGACCCAACTAAAAACGAGCAGCCTTTGTGTAACACCGTTGACTGttcttatttatgtatttagtaaTTATCGCAATCTTACGTGTATTGTTGTcgtaaataaatagttttcccagaaatgaaaatgtattaattctcAGGCCTTTAAAAGAGTAGATGAGTTTGCTTATTAATCAAAATCAGAGAGatttaacattacatcactttcTCAAAAAAAGGGTTTCtatgcagcgaatgggtgccgtcagaaagagttCAAACAGCTAATATAAGCATTACAGTAATCTACACACCTAAACTTTAacatctgaataaaataaaactctgctTTCCTCAGAGGAAAAAGTGCACAGATCACCACAAACGCCATTTACAAGTCAAAACAGTTCAAACTAGTTTTGTACGTGCAACAAATATTGCATGCTGCAGGGTCTGAGGACACCTCATTGTGGTCTGAATGTGTCTTCCACATGTGATACACACACAGGCATTTTGCACATCCGAGTTAGCCGCACAAGCGCTAAAAGGAACTAAGCAACTAAAAactaagtactaaaataaaggCAGCACATGTCCCCGTTATTATATTAGTAGCacaacatgcttttaaaaactacCTACATTGGCACCTTCTCATGGTCTCCTTGATCCAGATAAGGATCTTCTTTCGTGTGTTCTGAAAAAGGGTTAAAAATTAGGGTTCAATTGTCTAATTACACACggttttaattcattcataaaatgtacattttagttaCTAACTGTAAACAAcggaagaagaaagagaagaaaccTCAAAAACTGAAACTGCTATTAAACAGAGCATCCATTCAGAAAGTACCGTTATCACATCCATCACGTGCTTTTATTTATGCCTGGTAAGTTTCCAGAAAGTGTAAATATTTGTGTCTTTAGATAAATGTGTCAACTGATGTATTGTCTGTAAAGTCTGACATACCAGCAACTTTTATTCTCCACCTGCGGTAGATCACGACTACACACATGACCACAGCGATGACGACGAGTGTGAGAGCTAGAGGTATGATGATCATGACTAGGTTGAGATCTTCTGCTTCTGTGTCTGTATTTGCTTCAGCAGTCGAATTTGCTTCCTCATTTGTGACCGTTTGGTCAATGTTTGTGTCACTGTATGGTGGGGAGTCTAAGTCTGCAATTGCACAAGATTTAAGATGATAATGCATTTCCTGAGCTAGAAACACCAATAAAAGATCAGATGAAGTTTAAAATTTTAGAATAATGTTCAATGTCTGAAAAGAGCAATACATGACACATACCTTGGCTCCTCCCATCTCCAGAGCCTGCACCATCCCCCTGATTCTctgtaaagcaataaaaaaataaataataattaaaaaagcatttataattaaaacattgcattcaTATTTATCTTGGTtttcaatcttatttttttaaatacagattttagatttattaaagtttccttttaacttaaaatgtaatacatattgCTTTAGAACAATATGTgaaaaaatcattacaaataaatctatatttaacaGTACTTTGCTtagatatttaaatttgtttagttGGGTATAATAGTAGAGAGTAAAAAGTTCAGTACAGAATAGAAAGACTAATAAAATGTGTCAAAGTTATATTAATTACTCGcaatccagaaaaaaaagcattagaaaatattactctctcaccaaggatgcatttatctgatcagtataaacagtaaaattgttgagtattattacaataaaatatcttttttaatagatttaaaaatgaaatttattcctgtgatggcaaagctggatttttagcatcattgctccagtcttcaatgtccaAGATCCCttatatatacagtgccttgtgcctttcagtttttttttgtacagtttgttatgttaaactgtcaaaatactttttttccacatcaatctattaaaaataaaaaactaaaatgattccattgcgtaagtattcatacccttatTTGAGACAGTTGAAATTTGCATTCATATTGCTGATAGATGTTACTATACACTTAGGGTGAAGTGAACCTGCAGCAAATTCAACTGAATGGGTATGATTTGGAAAAGCACACACGGCTTAATAAAATGTCTAACAGCTGATAATGCATATCAGAGTAAAACCGTACATTACAGTGAATAGAAACTGCCTGAAGAACCGAGCCACACATCTGTGGAAGAGTTCAGAAGCATTTGGTCTACCAGAGTACAACCTTTACTCTTACTTGATCTAGCCTGCTGGCCAAACTGAGCCACCGAAGGAGAAGGGTTTTAGTTAGAGGGGTGACCAAGAACCTGATGGTCACTCTAGTAGAGCTTCATGATCATATGTGGAGATAGAAGAAATctacagaaggacaaacatcaCGGGCTACGGGCTTCATGGCAGTGTGGTAGGACTCGATCCTCTCCTCagacacatgaaaacacacttggaatttgcaaaaaaaagcatctaGAGGACCCTCAGGCTCTGAGACAAGATAATCTGGTCTGATTAACCTCAATTCTAAGCATCATGCTTGAAGAAAACCAGTTCTGCGCATAACCTGCAGAGTAACATCtcaaaagtaaagtgtgctggtttcagcctcatgctgtggggctgtttttcAGCGGCAGGGACTGAGGGACTCATCAAAGAACGCTCAGTGCAGCAAAAATATAGTGTTAGCTATAAAGGAAACCCAGTCCAGGCTGGGCAGAAGGTTCACtttccaacaggacaatgaccctgAACACACAGAAACAGTGGCTTATAGACAACTTAATGTCCTTAAGTGGCCCAGCCACAGCCTGGGATTGAACCCAGTCAAATATTTCTGGAAAAACCTGAACATGTGCATCTGcccccatccaacctgacagagcttgagaggtacaaagatgttaaaaacctGTATTTTGCTGTACAGTTCAGGAGTGtggaaaaaagtcatttaaagcagtttaacataaggcaGGGATATAGTATAGACTTCATAGTATGACTTTTGATGATCATGACTGGGttatagtatgtgtgtgtgtgtgtgtgtgtgtgtgtgtgtatatatatatcaaaaagcAAGTATTTA is a window from the Puntigrus tetrazona isolate hp1 chromosome 1, ASM1883169v1, whole genome shotgun sequence genome containing:
- the tmem154 gene encoding transmembrane protein 154, whose protein sequence is MNLILFLLLALTASWTELVQCEDNEEIEEDSLIVETHKAEGEEKDSENQGDGAGSGDGRSQDLDSPPYSDTNIDQTVTNEEANSTAEANTDTEAEDLNLVMIIIPLALTLVVIAVVMCVVVIYRRWRIKVAEHTKEDPYLDQGDHEKVPMPMFDDDIPSVMELEMEDLENWMVKDGGKKVDTGQI